From one Chryseobacterium sp. 3008163 genomic stretch:
- a CDS encoding RsmD family RNA methyltransferase: MYRIIAGKWKAKKIAAPKNFDVRPTTDFAKEALFSIIENKYDMQASSVLDLFAGIGSITFEFASRGCKDVTSVELNPKHTSFLNSTAAELGFSLNVSVQRGDVFDWLKKFRNKKSYEIVFSDAPFETEEKKYMELISLVLKNKYLKPNGVFIVEHQSRMKLDHPNLVDSRKYGNITFSFFEPNPVEDETDTDSIEITE; this comes from the coding sequence ATGTACAGAATAATTGCCGGCAAGTGGAAAGCCAAAAAAATAGCAGCTCCCAAAAACTTTGACGTAAGACCGACCACCGATTTTGCGAAAGAGGCTTTGTTCAGCATCATTGAAAACAAATACGATATGCAGGCGAGCTCTGTGCTTGATCTTTTTGCAGGAATCGGCTCGATTACTTTTGAATTTGCTTCAAGAGGCTGCAAAGATGTGACTTCGGTTGAATTAAACCCTAAACACACTTCATTTTTAAATTCTACAGCTGCAGAATTGGGATTTAGCCTAAATGTAAGCGTGCAGCGTGGCGACGTTTTTGATTGGCTGAAGAAATTCAGAAACAAAAAATCTTACGAAATCGTTTTCTCAGATGCACCATTCGAGACCGAAGAGAAAAAGTATATGGAACTGATTTCTTTGGTTCTAAAAAATAAATATCTAAAACCCAATGGAGTTTTCATCGTAGAGCATCAAAGCAGAATGAAGCTCGATCATCCCAATTTGGTTGACAGCAGAAAATACGGAAATATAACGTTCAGCTTTTTTGAACCTAATCCGGTGGAAGACGAAACCGACACTGATAGTATTGAAATTACAGAGTAA
- a CDS encoding Smr/MutS family protein has protein sequence MKIGDKVSVVDEDLSGVITSVNGNIVVFKDEYGFTYQYPKEKLVPKNASIYENIKVVQKAEPRKVTSKKHDKNPLVLDLHFHNLVKNPNDYDSFERLFMQKEKLVQTINFCRKNHLKRLEIVHGIGDGVLQKLVLDVLESQTGLDFYNKEILHHQSGAVMVEFH, from the coding sequence ATGAAAATAGGCGATAAAGTTTCGGTGGTAGATGAAGATTTGAGCGGAGTAATCACTTCTGTGAATGGAAATATCGTAGTTTTCAAGGATGAATATGGTTTTACCTATCAATATCCTAAGGAAAAACTGGTTCCAAAAAATGCTTCTATTTATGAAAACATAAAAGTGGTACAAAAAGCAGAACCAAGAAAAGTAACTTCTAAAAAACACGATAAAAATCCTTTGGTTCTTGACTTACATTTTCATAATTTGGTTAAAAATCCGAATGACTACGACAGTTTCGAGAGATTGTTTATGCAGAAGGAAAAACTCGTTCAGACGATTAATTTCTGCAGAAAAAATCATTTGAAAAGATTGGAAATTGTTCACGGAATCGGAGACGGCGTGCTTCAGAAATTAGTTTTGGACGTGCTTGAAAGTCAAACCGGTCTGGATTTTTACAACAAAGAAATTCTTCACCATCAATCGGGTGCGGTAATGGTAGAATTTCACTAA
- a CDS encoding metallophosphoesterase family protein: MTKILLLSDSHSYIDDRILDYAKQADEIWHCGDFGSFEIIEQLEKIKPLKGVWGNIDGAKIRSEFPEVNRFLCEKVEILMIHIGGYPGKYTPLAQKEISEKAPKLFISGHSHILKAMYDQKNNLLHLNPGACGKQGWHKMRTMMRFVIDGEEIKDLEIIELGSKI, encoded by the coding sequence ATGACCAAAATCCTCCTCCTCTCCGATTCCCACTCATACATTGATGACAGAATTTTAGATTATGCAAAACAGGCTGATGAAATTTGGCATTGTGGTGACTTTGGAAGTTTTGAAATTATTGAGCAATTGGAAAAAATAAAACCTTTAAAAGGTGTTTGGGGAAATATTGATGGAGCAAAAATCCGTTCTGAATTTCCGGAAGTGAACCGTTTTCTATGCGAAAAAGTGGAAATTCTGATGATTCACATCGGCGGTTATCCCGGGAAATACACACCGTTAGCACAAAAAGAAATTTCTGAAAAAGCACCGAAGTTATTTATTTCAGGGCATTCTCATATTTTGAAGGCGATGTATGATCAGAAAAACAATCTGTTACATTTGAATCCGGGAGCTTGCGGAAAGCAAGGATGGCATAAAATGAGAACAATGATGCGATTTGTGATTGATGGTGAGGAAATTAAGGATTTAGAAATTATTGAATTGGGTTCAAAGATTTAA
- a CDS encoding serine hydrolase → MKQKLSLFFVLVSFISFAQVEEKKLDELIQNTLKTFDVPGMSVGVIKDGKIIYSKGFGVRSLTSKQPMDDTTLVGIASNSKAFTCTALAILADEGKLNWDDKVSKYIPEFQMNDAYVSQNVTIKDLVTHRAGLGLGQGDLMFFPEGGSLTVNDIVHNVRYLKPENPFRTTLDYNNVMFIVAGEVIHRVSGLTWAEFIEQRIMKPVGMNASFGSYNRAKAVANKIDAHAPADGKVIAVPHDWNETANAAGGIMSNIKDMSTWAEFLLNGFTTKDGKKLVSDKQIQQLWNLQIASPVAMKNPYDTGFYGYGLGWFLSDVKGHKQVQHTGGLIGTVTQFTLIPDMKLGIVVLTNQQSGAAFNTITNTLKDSYLGVADRNWLKTYGERMSKANAEYEKQKKEAFAKSDAFKKDKNLQPKAEQFVGKYNDVWFGDVEIAQQGSTYRISCKNSPRLKGELLPYSNNSFIIKWDDRSYDADAYIIFSYDENGKAESAKMKAISDITDFSFDFDDLDLKRK, encoded by the coding sequence ATGAAGCAAAAGCTATCTCTATTCTTTGTTCTTGTCTCTTTTATCTCGTTTGCGCAGGTTGAAGAAAAAAAATTGGATGAACTTATTCAAAATACTTTAAAAACTTTCGATGTTCCGGGAATGTCGGTTGGTGTAATCAAAGACGGTAAAATAATTTATTCAAAAGGTTTTGGAGTACGGTCTTTGACGTCTAAGCAGCCAATGGATGACACTACTTTGGTAGGAATTGCTTCCAATTCAAAAGCATTTACATGTACCGCTTTAGCGATTTTGGCAGATGAAGGAAAACTGAACTGGGATGATAAAGTTTCAAAATACATTCCTGAATTTCAGATGAACGATGCTTACGTTTCTCAAAATGTAACCATAAAAGATTTAGTTACACACAGAGCTGGTTTAGGTCTTGGACAAGGAGATTTAATGTTTTTTCCCGAAGGTGGAAGCTTAACAGTTAACGACATTGTTCATAACGTAAGATATTTAAAACCTGAAAATCCTTTCAGAACAACTTTAGATTATAATAATGTGATGTTTATCGTTGCAGGAGAAGTGATTCACAGAGTTTCCGGATTGACTTGGGCAGAATTTATCGAACAGAGAATTATGAAACCTGTTGGAATGAATGCAAGTTTCGGAAGTTACAACAGGGCAAAAGCTGTTGCTAATAAAATAGATGCTCACGCACCAGCAGACGGAAAAGTAATCGCTGTTCCTCACGATTGGAATGAAACAGCAAACGCTGCTGGAGGTATCATGAGCAACATCAAAGACATGTCGACTTGGGCAGAATTTCTTTTAAATGGATTTACAACCAAAGACGGAAAAAAATTGGTTTCAGACAAACAGATTCAGCAGCTTTGGAATTTGCAGATAGCAAGTCCGGTTGCGATGAAAAATCCTTATGATACAGGTTTTTACGGTTACGGATTGGGTTGGTTTTTAAGTGATGTAAAAGGTCATAAACAAGTTCAGCATACAGGTGGATTGATAGGAACAGTGACTCAGTTTACTCTAATTCCGGATATGAAATTAGGGATTGTTGTTTTAACCAATCAACAGTCTGGTGCAGCTTTCAACACGATTACGAATACATTGAAAGATTCTTATTTAGGCGTTGCCGACAGAAATTGGCTGAAAACCTACGGTGAAAGAATGTCAAAAGCCAACGCAGAATACGAAAAACAAAAGAAAGAAGCCTTTGCGAAATCTGATGCATTTAAAAAAGATAAAAACCTTCAGCCAAAAGCAGAACAATTTGTTGGGAAATATAATGATGTATGGTTTGGTGACGTAGAAATTGCTCAGCAAGGAAGTACGTACAGAATTTCTTGTAAAAACTCTCCAAGGTTGAAAGGTGAACTGCTTCCTTATTCAAACAATTCATTTATTATCAAATGGGATGACAGAAGCTATGATGCTGATGCCTATATTATTTTCAGCTACGATGAAAATGGAAAAGCAGAATCTGCAAAGATGAAAGCAATTTCAGATATTACAGATTTTAGTTTTGATTTTGATGATTTAGATTTGAAAAGAAAATAA
- a CDS encoding archaemetzincin: MQPIGEFNDLQEKQIELTKEYLKIYFQLETKILPIISNEIFPKNVRRISKNEQEQILAGYVLDSVLIKRKPKDAAVLMGITEKDLFPKPEWNYVFGLASYQNGVGVTSMYRFADGNLSESNFNQSLERLIKISSHEISHMFGISHCLNANCVMNGTNSLSETDVHFARACSLCQYKLNSSLKYDDKKRLLELKKFFEANSFNAELSRTEKDLNLIQ, from the coding sequence TTGCAGCCTATTGGAGAATTTAATGATTTACAAGAAAAGCAAATTGAGCTTACGAAGGAATATTTAAAAATCTATTTTCAGCTGGAAACAAAAATTCTTCCAATTATTTCTAACGAAATCTTCCCAAAAAACGTCCGAAGAATTTCTAAAAATGAGCAGGAGCAAATTCTCGCAGGTTATGTTTTGGACAGTGTTTTAATTAAAAGAAAACCAAAAGATGCAGCTGTTTTAATGGGAATTACAGAAAAAGATTTATTTCCAAAACCTGAATGGAATTATGTTTTCGGACTGGCTTCATATCAAAACGGTGTAGGCGTAACTTCGATGTACAGATTTGCTGATGGAAATTTATCTGAATCTAATTTCAACCAAAGTCTGGAAAGATTAATAAAAATCAGCTCGCACGAGATTAGTCACATGTTTGGAATCAGCCATTGTCTGAACGCAAACTGCGTGATGAACGGTACGAACAGCCTTAGTGAAACGGATGTTCATTTCGCAAGAGCTTGTTCGCTTTGTCAGTACAAACTCAATTCAAGTTTAAAATATGATGATAAAAAACGCCTGCTTGAGTTGAAGAAATTCTTTGAAGCAAATTCTTTTAACGCGGAACTTTCAAGAACAGAAAAAGATTTAAATTTAATTCAATAA
- a CDS encoding SixA phosphatase family protein produces the protein MKKLILVRHAKSDWPEETEDFDRPLADKGLQDALKMSKFLKNSNVAIDYLVSSPAVRALNTCKIFNQTYRLNYITNEKLYNPSENNFQSVIYDLNDNVDSVAFFSHNNGISNFANSISEDIFHFPTCGVAGFEINCDSWSHFDGADKKLLFFYEPNKL, from the coding sequence ATGAAGAAACTCATCTTGGTAAGACACGCCAAAAGCGACTGGCCGGAAGAAACCGAAGACTTCGACAGACCATTGGCAGACAAAGGGTTACAAGATGCCTTGAAGATGTCTAAATTCTTAAAGAACAGCAATGTTGCTATCGATTATTTGGTCTCAAGCCCTGCGGTGAGAGCACTGAATACCTGCAAAATTTTTAATCAAACCTACAGGCTCAATTATATTACGAACGAAAAATTATACAATCCTTCTGAAAATAATTTTCAATCGGTGATTTATGATTTGAATGATAATGTCGATTCGGTCGCATTTTTCTCACACAACAACGGAATTTCAAATTTCGCCAATTCTATTTCGGAAGATATTTTTCATTTTCCAACGTGTGGTGTTGCGGGTTTTGAGATTAACTGCGATTCGTGGTCACATTTTGATGGTGCTGATAAGAAACTTTTGTTCTTTTATGAACCGAATAAGCTCTAG
- the ruvX gene encoding Holliday junction resolvase RuvX, which yields MGQILAIDYGKARCGIAVTDDMRIIASALQTVETKFLMGFLKKYFNENKVEDIVVGLPIDLRGNLSEVETDILKFIELFGKEFPDIQVHRLDERFTSKMASFFISQSGKSKKQRQEKGLIDRVSATIILQNFLEQRTR from the coding sequence ATGGGACAAATCCTTGCGATAGACTACGGAAAGGCTCGTTGTGGTATTGCGGTGACCGATGATATGAGGATTATTGCTAGTGCACTGCAGACTGTAGAAACAAAGTTTTTGATGGGATTTTTGAAAAAATATTTCAATGAAAACAAAGTAGAAGACATTGTAGTAGGTCTTCCCATAGATTTGCGGGGAAATCTTTCTGAGGTGGAAACGGATATTCTGAAATTTATAGAACTTTTCGGTAAAGAGTTTCCCGATATTCAGGTTCATCGTTTGGATGAAAGATTTACGTCAAAAATGGCTTCGTTTTTTATCTCCCAAAGCGGAAAAAGTAAAAAACAGAGACAGGAGAAAGGATTAATAGATAGAGTAAGTGCAACCATCATATTGCAAAATTTTTTAGAACAAAGAACAAGATGA